A DNA window from Thermodesulfobacteriota bacterium contains the following coding sequences:
- a CDS encoding NADH-quinone oxidoreductase subunit M — protein MDILGIPILSFLIFFPLAGAFLLLFLKKEETLRWTTLVIALIEFLASLPLFFKFDPTTGSMQFVEDWWWVEAYGISYKVGIDGISLLLVLLTTFLTVLCILCSWTAITFRVKEYLFSFLFLETGMVGALVALDLVLFYVFWEAMLIPMYLLIGVWGNPARRIYAAIKFFLFTMAGSVLMLVAILALYFHQASTAGKGTFDLLELYRLNLPVSTQYWLFSAFALAFAIKVPMFPFHTWLPDAHTEAPTAGSVILAGVLLKMGTYGFIRFAIPLFPHAAFGLMPLISTLALIGILYGALVSMMQPDLKRLVAFSSVSHLGYVMLGMFAFNPQGVQGSIYQMLNHGISTGSLFLIVGMLYERRHTRMIADFGGISKAMPVLAACFMIVTLSSIGLPGTNGFVGEFLILLGAFQANRVYGVLAATGVILGAAYMLWMFQRVMFGKITHPENEGLKDLQVREVLTLVPMIALIFLMGVYPKVFFDRMEASVEKFLSEVKAKVEMKAERPEPKVVAEVKK, from the coding sequence ATGGACATCTTGGGCATCCCCATCCTATCCTTTCTGATCTTCTTCCCCCTCGCGGGGGCCTTTCTCCTTCTCTTCCTCAAGAAGGAGGAGACCCTTCGGTGGACGACCCTGGTCATTGCCCTGATCGAATTCCTTGCCTCCCTTCCCCTGTTTTTTAAGTTCGACCCCACGACCGGATCGATGCAGTTCGTGGAGGACTGGTGGTGGGTGGAGGCTTACGGGATCAGTTACAAGGTCGGGATCGACGGGATCAGCCTGCTCCTCGTGCTGCTGACGACCTTTCTGACCGTCCTCTGTATCCTCTGTTCGTGGACGGCCATCACTTTCCGGGTGAAGGAGTATCTGTTCTCCTTCCTCTTTCTCGAAACCGGGATGGTCGGCGCCCTGGTCGCCCTGGACCTCGTCCTCTTTTACGTCTTCTGGGAGGCGATGCTCATCCCCATGTACCTCCTGATCGGCGTCTGGGGCAATCCTGCAAGGCGGATCTATGCGGCGATCAAATTCTTCCTTTTCACCATGGCCGGAAGCGTCTTAATGTTGGTGGCCATCTTGGCCCTCTATTTTCACCAGGCCAGCACTGCGGGCAAGGGGACCTTCGACCTGCTCGAACTCTACCGGTTGAACCTCCCGGTCTCCACGCAGTACTGGCTCTTTTCGGCCTTTGCCCTCGCCTTTGCCATCAAGGTGCCGATGTTTCCATTTCATACGTGGTTACCCGATGCGCACACCGAGGCGCCGACCGCCGGGAGCGTCATCCTCGCGGGCGTCCTGCTCAAGATGGGAACCTACGGGTTCATCCGGTTTGCCATCCCCCTGTTTCCCCATGCCGCCTTCGGTCTCATGCCCCTCATCTCGACCCTGGCCCTCATCGGGATCCTCTACGGGGCGCTGGTGTCGATGATGCAGCCCGACCTCAAAAGGCTCGTCGCCTTCTCAAGTGTCAGCCATCTCGGCTACGTCATGCTCGGGATGTTCGCCTTCAATCCCCAGGGGGTTCAGGGGTCGATCTATCAGATGCTCAATCACGGGATCAGCACGGGCTCCCTCTTCCTCATCGTCGGAATGCTTTATGAAAGGCGGCATACCCGGATGATTGCCGATTTCGGCGGGATCTCGAAGGCGATGCCGGTTTTGGCCGCCTGTTTTATGATCGTGACCCTTTCCTCCATCGGGTTGCCCGGCACGAACGGGTTCGTGGGAGAATTTCTCATCCTCCTCGGGGCGTTTCAGGCCAATCGGGTCTACGGTGTGCTGGCGGCCACGGGGGTCATCCTCGGGGCGGCCTACATGCTTTGGATGTTCCAGCGGGTGATGTTCGGCAAGATCACCCATCCGGAAAACGAGGGGTTGAAGGACCTCCAAGTGCGGGAAGTCCTCACGCTCGTTCCCATGATCGCCCTGATCTTCCTGATGGGCGTCTATCCAAAGGTCTTCTTCGACAGGATGGAGGCGAGCGTGGAGAAGTTTTTGAGCGAGGTGAAGGCGAAGGTGGAGATGAAGGCGGAGCGGCCTGAGCCGAAGGTCGTGGCCGAGGTCAAAAAGTAG
- the nuoL gene encoding NADH-quinone oxidoreductase subunit L gives MLEYVWLIPLFPFLGFLVNGLLGKRFGKATVSWVGPSAIGLSFFTSVLVFFDLIQRPPADRLFEKVLFDWVVSGGFRTVIGYQIDPLSILMALIVTGVSFLIHIYSVGYMHDDPGYARYFTYLNLFVFMMLNLVLANNFLLMFVGWEGVGLCSYLLIGFWYEKDSAANAGKKAFVVNRVGDFGFILGMFLIFIHLGTLDFTEAFAKASGLTTETATAIGLLLFLGACGKSAQIPLYVWLPDAMEGPTPVSSLIHAATMVTAGVYMVARCSVLYNMAPLAMAVVAIVGVATAIFTASIGFCQYDLKKILAYSTISQLGYMFVAVGVGAYAAGIFHLMTHAFFKGLLFLGAGSVMHALSGELDIRRMGGLRRKIPVTFWTFFVATLAISGIPGLSGFFSKDEILWMAFSSPRGHFLIWLVAAVAAGMTAFYMFRALFLTFFGASRVDPHIEHHVHESPKIMTVPLVLLALLSIVGGYVGVPHVLGGANHLHEFLAPVVGGGGTAEAGAAGGTGGHSAALELFLMALSVAIALGGIGVAYVLYLKHPHLPKVLAERWRGVYRVVSNKYYVDELYQILFVDSIKGLGRGLWKGFDEFVIDGTVNGLAYLIGWISSVMRRAQTGLVQHYAFSMVVGGVILAGYYLLRGIFLR, from the coding sequence ATGCTCGAGTATGTGTGGCTCATCCCCCTCTTTCCGTTCCTCGGATTTCTGGTCAACGGCCTTTTGGGGAAAAGGTTCGGAAAGGCCACGGTCAGCTGGGTAGGCCCTTCGGCCATCGGCCTCTCCTTCTTCACCTCGGTCCTGGTCTTCTTCGACCTGATCCAGAGGCCTCCGGCGGACCGGCTCTTCGAGAAGGTGCTCTTCGACTGGGTCGTCTCGGGGGGCTTTCGGACGGTGATCGGTTATCAGATCGACCCCCTTTCCATCCTCATGGCCCTGATCGTGACCGGCGTGAGCTTTCTCATCCACATCTACTCGGTGGGCTACATGCACGACGATCCGGGTTATGCCCGTTACTTCACCTACCTCAACCTCTTCGTCTTCATGATGCTCAACCTCGTCCTGGCCAACAACTTCCTCCTGATGTTCGTAGGCTGGGAAGGCGTGGGCCTCTGCTCCTATCTCCTGATCGGTTTCTGGTATGAGAAGGATTCGGCGGCCAACGCGGGAAAGAAGGCCTTTGTGGTGAACCGGGTGGGCGATTTCGGTTTCATCTTGGGCATGTTTCTGATCTTTATCCACCTCGGGACCCTCGACTTCACCGAGGCCTTTGCGAAAGCGTCCGGTCTGACGACCGAGACGGCCACGGCGATCGGCCTCCTGCTCTTTTTGGGGGCCTGCGGGAAATCGGCCCAGATCCCCCTCTACGTCTGGCTTCCCGATGCGATGGAGGGCCCCACGCCGGTCAGCTCCTTGATCCATGCCGCCACGATGGTGACGGCAGGCGTCTACATGGTGGCCCGCTGCAGCGTCCTCTACAATATGGCGCCCTTGGCGATGGCGGTGGTGGCGATCGTCGGGGTGGCCACGGCCATCTTCACGGCCTCGATCGGCTTCTGCCAGTACGACCTGAAGAAGATTTTGGCCTATTCCACGATCAGCCAGCTCGGCTATATGTTTGTGGCCGTGGGCGTGGGGGCCTATGCCGCGGGCATCTTCCACCTGATGACCCATGCCTTCTTCAAAGGCCTCCTCTTCCTGGGCGCGGGCAGCGTCATGCACGCCCTGAGCGGAGAGCTCGACATCCGGAGGATGGGAGGGCTGAGAAGGAAGATTCCCGTCACCTTCTGGACCTTCTTCGTCGCCACGCTGGCGATCTCGGGGATTCCCGGTCTGTCCGGCTTCTTCAGCAAGGACGAGATCCTCTGGATGGCCTTCTCCAGCCCACGGGGCCACTTCCTCATCTGGCTGGTGGCCGCGGTGGCCGCGGGCATGACCGCCTTCTATATGTTCCGGGCGCTCTTCCTGACCTTCTTCGGGGCCTCGAGGGTCGATCCCCACATCGAACATCACGTCCACGAATCTCCGAAGATCATGACCGTTCCCCTCGTGCTCCTGGCCCTTCTCTCGATCGTGGGAGGATATGTGGGCGTGCCCCATGTGCTGGGAGGGGCCAATCACCTCCACGAATTTTTGGCGCCGGTGGTGGGTGGAGGGGGGACGGCTGAGGCAGGGGCGGCGGGTGGAACCGGGGGACACTCCGCGGCGCTCGAGCTCTTCCTCATGGCCCTCTCCGTGGCCATCGCCCTCGGGGGCATCGGGGTCGCCTACGTGCTTTATCTGAAGCATCCCCACCTCCCCAAGGTGTTGGCCGAAAGATGGAGGGGGGTCTACAGGGTGGTCTCGAACAAGTATTATGTAGACGAGCTCTACCAGATCCTCTTCGTCGACTCCATCAAGGGTCTGGGCCGCGGGCTCTGGAAGGGGTTTGATGAGTTCGTGATCGACGGGACGGTCAACGGGTTGGCCTATCTCATCGGCTGGATCTCCAGCGTGATGAGAAGGGCTCAGACCGGGCTGGTTCAGCATTATGCCTTTTCGATGGTCGTCGGCGGAGTGATCCTCGCAGGATACTACCTTCTCCGGGGGATCTTCCTCAGATGA
- the nuoK gene encoding NADH-quinone oxidoreductase subunit NuoK has protein sequence MWAIPSIPPSLYLVLSGALFTIGAIGALTRRNAIVVFISIELMLNAVNLTFVTFARCLQSIDGVIFAFFVMAVAAAEAAVGLAIFVMLYRSKGTINVDEVQLLKW, from the coding sequence ATGTGGGCCATCCCGAGCATCCCTCCGAGCCTCTACCTCGTCTTGAGCGGCGCCCTCTTCACCATCGGCGCCATCGGCGCCTTGACCCGGCGGAACGCCATCGTCGTCTTCATCTCGATCGAGTTGATGCTCAACGCCGTCAATCTGACGTTCGTCACCTTTGCCCGTTGTCTCCAGTCCATCGACGGCGTGATCTTCGCCTTCTTCGTGATGGCCGTGGCCGCAGCCGAGGCCGCCGTGGGATTGGCCATCTTCGTGATGCTCTACCGGTCCAAGGGGACGATCAACGTCGATGAGGTCCAACTGTTGAAATGGTAA
- a CDS encoding NADH-quinone oxidoreductase subunit J: MAEHLGTLFQWLIFLGVAFVSIVASLMVITRKNPIHSALFMALTLLCVAVLYLLLYSPFIAIIQVIVYAGAIVMLIVFVIMLLDLETELRSRLKIAYAKVLGGLFSVLFLIGIVYAVTARAPSGQTGSYAPEKVGADVRAVGEAIFTTYLFPFEIVSILLVAAMIGAVILSKQRR, translated from the coding sequence ATGGCTGAACATCTTGGGACCCTCTTTCAATGGCTCATCTTTCTGGGGGTGGCCTTTGTCTCGATCGTCGCCTCCCTGATGGTCATCACACGGAAAAACCCGATCCACAGCGCCCTCTTCATGGCGCTCACCCTCCTCTGTGTGGCGGTCCTTTACCTCCTCCTCTACAGCCCCTTCATCGCCATCATCCAGGTCATCGTCTATGCCGGGGCCATCGTCATGCTCATCGTCTTCGTCATCATGCTCCTCGATCTGGAGACGGAGCTCCGCTCCCGGTTGAAGATCGCCTATGCCAAGGTCCTCGGAGGCCTCTTTTCCGTTCTCTTTCTCATCGGCATCGTGTATGCGGTTACCGCCCGCGCCCCGAGCGGGCAGACGGGTTCCTACGCCCCAGAAAAGGTCGGGGCCGATGTGAGGGCCGTCGGAGAGGCCATCTTCACCACGTATCTCTTTCCCTTCGAGATCGTCTCGATCCTCCTCGTGGCGGCCATGATCGGGGCGGTCATCTTAAGCAAGCAGAGGAGATAA
- the nuoI gene encoding NADH-quinone oxidoreductase subunit NuoI produces the protein MIVPLLKGLAFTLKQFFSRPITIQYPEEKRPPAKRWRGIQYFERDEEGRPKCVACGLCMAVCPSQCISIVTAEDPEGRRYPLSYELDALRCIFCGYCEEACPVNAIFVGKNYEWVERSRAPFLMNTERLLEEKRNNL, from the coding sequence ATGATCGTTCCCTTGCTCAAAGGCCTGGCCTTCACCCTGAAGCAGTTCTTCTCCCGACCCATCACCATTCAGTATCCCGAAGAGAAACGGCCTCCGGCCAAACGGTGGAGGGGGATTCAATATTTCGAGCGAGACGAGGAGGGGAGGCCGAAGTGTGTGGCCTGCGGGCTCTGCATGGCGGTCTGCCCCTCCCAGTGCATCTCCATCGTGACCGCAGAGGACCCGGAGGGGCGGCGATATCCCCTCTCCTATGAACTCGACGCCTTGAGGTGTATCTTCTGCGGCTATTGCGAGGAGGCCTGTCCGGTCAATGCCATCTTCGTCGGCAAGAACTATGAATGGGTGGAGCGATCGAGGGCTCCCTTTCTGATGAACACGGAGAGGCTCCTGGAGGAGAAGAGGAACAACCTATGA
- the nuoH gene encoding NADH-quinone oxidoreductase subunit NuoH: MQVLYLLIEIIVKCVVVFACLMLSVAYLTWLERKVLGHLQVRYGPNRCGPFGLLQPLSDGIKAFFKEDLIPAGADKPVFVLAPMISIVSAIALFAVIPFGHEFRVPFTDWVVKLRIADIDIALLYLFGVASLGEFGIVLGGWSSGNKYGLTGSLRAAAQMISYEVALGLSITGVILLSGSLRLTEIVLQQAGGFWNWNVWYQPLAFLLYLVCGLAEINRTPFDMPESESELACGFNIEYSSMKFALFFMAEYAHMIAMAGLAVTLFWGGWQPPLPQLDFIPGVVWFCAKLFVFLFFFIWQRGTFPRLRYDQIMKFGWKVLFPLALGNLLVTALVVSLKG, translated from the coding sequence ATGCAGGTCTTATACCTTCTCATTGAGATCATCGTGAAGTGCGTGGTGGTCTTCGCCTGCCTGATGCTCTCGGTCGCCTATCTCACCTGGCTGGAGCGGAAGGTCCTGGGCCACCTCCAGGTCCGTTACGGTCCGAACCGCTGTGGCCCCTTCGGACTCCTCCAGCCCCTCTCCGACGGCATCAAGGCCTTCTTCAAGGAGGATCTGATCCCAGCGGGCGCCGACAAGCCGGTCTTCGTCCTGGCGCCCATGATCTCCATCGTCTCGGCCATCGCCCTCTTCGCGGTCATCCCCTTCGGCCACGAGTTCCGGGTTCCCTTCACCGACTGGGTCGTCAAATTGAGGATCGCCGACATCGACATCGCCCTGCTCTACCTCTTCGGCGTGGCCTCTCTGGGCGAGTTCGGGATCGTCCTGGGCGGCTGGTCTTCGGGAAACAAGTATGGCCTGACCGGTTCGCTGCGGGCCGCTGCCCAGATGATCAGCTACGAGGTGGCCCTCGGCCTTTCGATCACCGGCGTCATCCTCCTGTCGGGAAGTCTGAGGCTCACGGAGATCGTCCTTCAGCAGGCCGGCGGCTTCTGGAACTGGAACGTCTGGTATCAACCCCTGGCCTTCCTCCTCTACCTCGTCTGCGGCCTGGCCGAGATCAACCGGACGCCCTTCGATATGCCGGAGTCCGAATCGGAACTGGCCTGTGGCTTCAACATCGAATACAGCAGCATGAAGTTTGCCCTCTTTTTCATGGCCGAATACGCCCACATGATCGCCATGGCTGGCCTGGCTGTGACCCTGTTCTGGGGAGGATGGCAGCCCCCCTTGCCCCAGCTCGATTTCATTCCGGGGGTCGTCTGGTTCTGCGCCAAGCTCTTCGTCTTCCTCTTCTTCTTCATCTGGCAGAGGGGGACGTTCCCGAGGCTCCGTTACGATCAGATCATGAAATTCGGCTGGAAGGTGCTTTTTCCCCTGGCCCTCGGCAACCTCCTGGTCACGGCGCTGGTCGTTTCATTGAAAGGATAG
- a CDS encoding FAD-dependent oxidoreductase has product MAGILFSSWGGVVVDNRGRPETEWSPLPNLTLPVQFDRERPIKAFIGWDGIVIRSPEVDPVDLLRAYIEAVQRESCGKCTPCRVGTRILSTILNRIADGEGRPEDLQRLRTLAEMILQSSKCNLGQTGPRPLLHGLEHFQDRFSEAIRLKRKLPRQAYRVKVTAPCENACPSRLPITRYIELIKEGRYRESLAAIREATCMAGILGRVCIRPCEEHCRRQNVDEGLSIKWLKRFVADVERERGILPEMAKAPLRTERVAIIGAGPSGLTCAYYLALKGYRVTVFERMEEAGGMATYGIPDYRLPREIVRYETGLLERLGVEFRYRVQVGKEITISQILEEGFKALYIAVGAQTNTPMGVEGEDRGYRGFIPGVYYLQEINLGRDPYPEGKRVVVVGGGNVAIDCVRSSFRIGKTDVHLVYRRTKKEMPADRAEIHEAEEEGVVFHYLCNPVRIVAKEGRVIGVECIRMELGEPDESGRRRPIPIRGSEFFLEADIVIPAIGQAIDLSFLGERDGINTTKRSTLAIEEGTFLTSRPGVFAGGDCVLGPDVLVRAAAHGRRAAEQIDAYLQGRELKEPEEERMEALLERIKVYDREERIDHPAGKGRAMPERLPPETRKWTFDEVEKGFSIPVAQKEAERCLRCVRIGLFAV; this is encoded by the coding sequence ATGGCCGGCATCCTGTTCAGCAGTTGGGGAGGCGTGGTGGTCGACAACCGTGGAAGGCCGGAGACGGAATGGAGCCCCCTGCCCAATCTCACCCTTCCGGTTCAGTTCGACCGGGAAAGGCCGATCAAGGCCTTCATCGGCTGGGATGGCATCGTGATCCGGAGCCCCGAGGTCGATCCCGTCGATCTGCTCCGGGCTTACATCGAGGCCGTTCAGAGGGAGTCGTGCGGGAAGTGTACCCCTTGCCGTGTGGGCACCCGGATTCTCTCGACGATCCTGAACCGCATTGCCGATGGCGAGGGGAGACCTGAGGACCTGCAGAGGCTGAGGACACTTGCGGAGATGATCCTTCAGAGTTCGAAATGCAACTTGGGCCAGACCGGGCCCAGGCCCTTGCTCCATGGGCTCGAACACTTTCAGGACCGTTTTTCCGAGGCGATTCGGTTGAAGCGAAAGCTCCCCCGGCAGGCGTATCGGGTGAAGGTGACCGCGCCTTGCGAAAACGCCTGTCCCTCCCGTCTCCCCATCACCCGATATATCGAATTGATCAAAGAGGGCCGGTACAGAGAATCGCTCGCCGCCATCCGGGAGGCCACCTGTATGGCGGGCATTCTGGGGAGGGTCTGCATCCGGCCCTGCGAAGAACATTGCAGGCGTCAGAACGTGGATGAGGGCCTCTCCATCAAATGGCTCAAGCGATTCGTCGCCGATGTTGAACGGGAGAGGGGGATCCTCCCTGAAATGGCGAAGGCCCCTCTCCGAACCGAGAGGGTGGCCATCATCGGCGCCGGACCTTCGGGCCTGACCTGCGCCTATTATCTTGCCCTCAAAGGTTACCGGGTCACGGTCTTCGAACGCATGGAAGAGGCCGGGGGCATGGCCACCTATGGAATCCCCGACTACAGGCTTCCGAGGGAGATCGTACGCTACGAGACAGGCCTCCTTGAAAGGTTAGGGGTGGAATTTCGTTACCGCGTCCAAGTGGGAAAGGAGATCACGATCTCCCAGATCCTCGAAGAGGGATTTAAGGCCCTCTACATTGCGGTCGGCGCCCAGACCAACACGCCCATGGGCGTGGAAGGAGAGGATAGGGGGTACAGAGGATTTATTCCGGGCGTCTACTACCTCCAGGAGATCAACCTCGGCCGGGACCCTTATCCTGAGGGGAAGCGGGTCGTCGTGGTGGGCGGGGGCAATGTGGCGATCGATTGCGTCCGCTCTTCGTTCCGGATCGGAAAGACCGATGTCCATCTCGTCTACCGGAGGACCAAGAAGGAGATGCCCGCCGACCGGGCCGAGATCCACGAGGCCGAAGAGGAGGGGGTGGTCTTTCATTACCTCTGCAATCCGGTGCGAATCGTGGCCAAAGAGGGCAGGGTGATCGGCGTGGAATGCATCCGCATGGAACTGGGCGAACCGGATGAGAGCGGCAGACGAAGACCCATCCCCATCAGGGGTTCGGAGTTCTTCCTCGAGGCCGATATCGTCATCCCCGCGATCGGTCAGGCGATCGACCTCTCCTTTCTCGGCGAGAGGGACGGGATCAATACGACGAAACGGTCGACCCTGGCGATCGAAGAAGGGACCTTTCTGACGAGCCGGCCGGGGGTCTTTGCGGGCGGAGATTGCGTCCTCGGACCGGACGTCCTGGTCCGGGCAGCGGCCCATGGCCGAAGGGCTGCCGAGCAGATCGATGCCTATCTCCAGGGAAGGGAGTTGAAGGAACCGGAGGAGGAGCGGATGGAGGCCCTCCTCGAGAGGATCAAGGTTTACGATCGGGAGGAGAGGATCGACCATCCGGCCGGAAAGGGGCGGGCCATGCCCGAGAGGCTTCCTCCCGAGACGAGGAAGTGGACCTTTGACGAGGTGGAGAAGGGGTTCTCCATTCCCGTAGCCCAGAAGGAGGCGGAACGGTGCCTCCGATGCGTGCGAATCGGACTGTTTGCGGTGTGA
- the nuoD gene encoding NADH dehydrogenase (quinone) subunit D, producing MTERRLMTINMGPQHPATHGVLRLVLELEGEVVVKATPHIGHLHRGVEKLAEARTYHQIIPLTDRLDYTNAMGNNLAYVLAVEKLLGIEVPKRAQYLRVMMAELQRIAAHLIWLGTHALDIGAMTLLFYNFREREEVLRIFEEVAGGRLTPTYLRIGGVAKDLPEGIEAKIKAFVEAFPKRIQEYEKLLTRNVIWLKRTKGVGVLTKEDAINWGVTGPTLRGSGVKWDVRKALPYSSYEEFEFDIPVGSAGDVFDRYYVRLREMEWSNAIVRQALERLPKGPILADDPKVVLPPKEKVLTDIASLIHQFKIASEGFNVPKGEAYASVEAAKGELGFYVVSDGSNRPLRVRIRPPSFLNLSALPRMIEGSLIADVIATIGSIDIVLGEIDR from the coding sequence ATGACAGAGAGACGGTTGATGACCATCAACATGGGTCCCCAGCATCCCGCCACCCACGGCGTGCTGAGGCTCGTGCTGGAGCTGGAGGGTGAGGTGGTCGTCAAGGCGACCCCCCATATCGGGCACCTCCACAGGGGGGTGGAGAAGCTGGCCGAGGCGAGGACCTACCACCAGATCATCCCGCTCACGGATCGGCTCGACTACACCAATGCCATGGGGAACAACCTGGCCTACGTCCTGGCCGTGGAGAAGTTGCTCGGCATCGAGGTGCCGAAAAGGGCCCAATACCTAAGGGTGATGATGGCCGAGCTCCAGAGGATTGCCGCCCACCTCATCTGGCTCGGAACCCATGCCCTCGACATCGGCGCCATGACCCTGCTCTTCTACAATTTCAGAGAGAGGGAGGAGGTCCTGAGGATCTTCGAGGAGGTGGCGGGAGGCAGGCTCACCCCGACATATCTGAGGATCGGCGGGGTGGCCAAGGACCTCCCGGAGGGGATCGAGGCGAAGATCAAGGCCTTTGTGGAGGCCTTCCCAAAACGCATCCAGGAGTATGAGAAGCTCTTGACCCGAAACGTGATCTGGTTGAAACGGACCAAGGGCGTGGGGGTCCTCACGAAAGAGGATGCGATCAACTGGGGAGTCACGGGTCCCACCCTCCGGGGGTCGGGCGTGAAATGGGATGTCCGGAAGGCCCTTCCTTATTCGAGTTACGAAGAGTTTGAATTCGACATCCCCGTCGGTTCGGCGGGCGATGTCTTTGACCGGTACTATGTCCGGCTGAGGGAGATGGAGTGGTCGAATGCCATTGTGAGACAGGCCCTCGAGCGACTGCCGAAGGGACCCATTCTTGCCGACGATCCAAAGGTGGTCCTGCCCCCCAAGGAGAAGGTCCTCACCGACATCGCCAGCCTGATCCACCAGTTCAAGATCGCTTCCGAGGGATTCAACGTCCCGAAGGGAGAGGCCTATGCGAGCGTGGAAGCGGCCAAAGGGGAACTGGGGTTCTATGTGGTGAGCGACGGGTCGAATCGGCCCTTGAGGGTGAGGATTCGCCCACCCTCCTTCCTTAACCTGAGCGCCCTTCCAAGGATGATCGAAGGGAGCCTGATTGCCGATGTGATCGCCACCATCGGAAGCATCGATATCGTTTTGGGAGAGATCGACCGATAA
- a CDS encoding NADH-quinone oxidoreductase subunit C has translation MGHPAVQKLRERFSGSVFEETSFRGEVSVTVPKEDLFEICRFLYADPDLQYHMLVDLCGVDYYPSVPRFEVVYFLHSFKRNDRLRVKTRVGEGQSVASVESIWKAANWLEREVFDLLGISFDNHPDLRRILLWDGFEGHPLRKDFPLEGPDFGKPYVPEV, from the coding sequence ATGGGTCATCCGGCGGTCCAAAAGTTACGGGAGAGGTTTTCCGGTTCTGTCTTCGAAGAGACGAGTTTTCGGGGCGAGGTGAGCGTGACGGTGCCGAAGGAGGATCTCTTCGAGATCTGCCGGTTTCTCTACGCCGATCCCGACCTCCAGTACCACATGCTCGTCGACCTTTGCGGGGTCGATTACTACCCGTCGGTTCCCCGGTTCGAGGTCGTCTACTTCCTCCATTCCTTCAAGAGAAACGATCGATTGAGGGTGAAGACGAGGGTCGGAGAAGGTCAATCCGTTGCCAGCGTCGAGTCGATCTGGAAGGCGGCCAACTGGCTCGAAAGGGAAGTCTTCGACCTTTTGGGGATCTCCTTCGATAACCATCCCGACCTCCGAAGGATCCTTCTCTGGGATGGCTTCGAAGGCCACCCGCTGAGGAAAGACTTCCCCCTCGAAGGGCCTGACTTTGGCAAACCTTATGTCCCAGAGGTCTGA
- a CDS encoding NADH-quinone oxidoreductase subunit B: MGIESYLEKTPYLSTLDKVVNWGRKYSIWPVTFGLACCALEMMVTSSGTWDISRFGSEVFRPSPRQADLMIVAGTLTKKMAPMVKRIYEQMPEPKWVIAYGACACSGGIFKTYNVVQGVDQMIPVDVYVPGCPPRPESLLTAILELQRKIEKESLADRKDVRSTLHPRG, translated from the coding sequence ATGGGAATAGAAAGCTACCTTGAGAAGACGCCCTACCTCTCCACCCTCGACAAGGTGGTCAACTGGGGCAGAAAATACTCCATCTGGCCGGTCACCTTCGGACTGGCCTGCTGTGCCCTTGAAATGATGGTCACCAGTTCTGGGACCTGGGATATCTCGAGGTTCGGCTCGGAGGTCTTCAGGCCCTCGCCCCGGCAAGCCGACCTGATGATCGTGGCGGGAACGCTGACCAAAAAGATGGCTCCCATGGTCAAACGGATCTACGAGCAGATGCCCGAGCCGAAGTGGGTGATCGCCTATGGGGCCTGCGCCTGTTCGGGCGGGATCTTCAAGACCTATAACGTGGTCCAGGGCGTGGATCAGATGATCCCGGTCGACGTCTATGTGCCGGGCTGTCCACCCAGGCCGGAGTCGCTCCTCACCGCGATCCTGGAGCTTCAGAGGAAGATCGAGAAGGAGAGTTTAGCCGACCGAAAAGATGTCAGGAGCACCCTTCATCCGAGGGGATAA
- a CDS encoding NADH-quinone oxidoreductase subunit A, whose amino-acid sequence MLIDYLPILIFGGIAILFACFAVLASHLLGQRKPSPIKEAPYECGMPTYGSPFHRIPVKYYLVAMLFLLFDIEIAFLYPWAVVSKELKIYGFLSMGVFLGILILAYVYLWKKGALEWE is encoded by the coding sequence ATGTTGATCGATTATCTTCCCATCCTCATTTTCGGGGGCATCGCGATCCTCTTTGCCTGTTTCGCTGTCCTCGCCTCCCACCTTTTGGGACAGAGAAAGCCCTCGCCCATCAAAGAGGCGCCCTATGAATGCGGGATGCCCACCTACGGATCTCCGTTTCACAGGATCCCGGTCAAGTACTATCTCGTCGCCATGCTCTTCCTCCTCTTCGACATCGAGATCGCCTTCCTCTATCCTTGGGCCGTCGTCTCCAAAGAATTGAAGATCTACGGTTTCCTCTCCATGGGGGTCTTTCTCGGGATCCTGATCCTTGCCTATGTCTACCTCTGGAAAAAAGGAGCGCTCGAATGGGAATAG